A section of the Myxococcaceae bacterium genome encodes:
- a CDS encoding four helix bundle protein translates to MDKSYYESLPIYRTAIDLVVKLDLVVRGFPQYHRYVLGTQLRNQALSVLILISEAMRPEERVQKVTRLCEEVETMRLLMNVGKEVKAFSSFNEFMLIMKQVIDLTRQAVGWRKKLKMSKPEPSSAGLQKSV, encoded by the coding sequence GTGGATAAGAGTTATTACGAAAGTTTGCCGATCTATCGAACGGCAATTGACTTGGTGGTTAAATTGGATTTAGTAGTTCGTGGATTTCCTCAATACCATCGCTACGTATTAGGGACGCAGTTACGAAATCAAGCGCTGAGCGTTCTAATTCTCATCAGCGAAGCGATGCGGCCGGAGGAGCGCGTACAGAAAGTGACAAGGCTTTGTGAAGAAGTTGAGACAATGAGGCTATTAATGAATGTGGGCAAGGAGGTAAAAGCATTTTCGTCGTTTAATGAATTTATGTTGATCATGAAGCAGGTGATAGACTTAACTCGGCAGGCAGTGGGTTGGCGGAAGAAACTGAAAATGTCAAAGCCAGAACCTTCCAGTGCCGGTTTGCAAAAGTCGGTATGA